The Candidatus Koribacter versatilis Ellin345 genome has a segment encoding these proteins:
- a CDS encoding carboxymuconolactone decarboxylase family protein, whose product MADAMADTPSNVSDELYTELRRHFSEEQLIELAASAALENFRARYNRVFDVGSDGLYRKGVRFKEG is encoded by the coding sequence ATGGCAGACGCAATGGCTGACACACCCTCTAATGTGAGCGATGAGCTTTATACAGAATTAAGGCGGCACTTTTCGGAAGAGCAACTGATCGAACTCGCCGCGAGTGCGGCGCTCGAAAATTTCCGCGCTCGTTATAACCGTGTGTTCGACGTTGGGAGCGACGGCTTATATCGCAAGGGAGTGCGATTCAAAGAGGGATAA
- a CDS encoding VOC family protein: MSQAEQNNRIDYTEFPAADLAIAERFYTEVFGWHFKHQNADYISFNDGRMRGGFFKSTQTRPGGPVVVLYASDLEETRAKIIVNGGSICRQTFTFPGGRRFHFNDPSGNVLGVWSDK, translated from the coding sequence ATGAGCCAAGCCGAGCAGAACAATCGCATCGATTACACCGAATTTCCCGCCGCCGATCTCGCAATTGCCGAGCGCTTTTATACCGAAGTTTTTGGATGGCACTTCAAGCATCAGAACGCCGACTACATTAGCTTCAACGACGGCCGCATGCGCGGAGGTTTTTTCAAGTCCACCCAGACCCGTCCGGGCGGTCCCGTTGTAGTGCTCTACGCTTCGGATCTCGAAGAGACGCGCGCGAAAATCATCGTCAATGGCGGCTCGATTTGCCGTCAGACGTTTACGTTTCCCGGTGGACGCCGCTTCCATTTCAATGACCCGTCAGGGAACGTGCTCGGCGTGTGGTCGGACAAATAG
- a CDS encoding histone deacetylase family protein — protein sequence MLPFKLVYSDHYRLPLGEHVFPTQKYELVKQELLEEGVASTQDFLTPTPATEADVLLVHSHFYVDKLIEGTLTAREELALEIPYSHEAVQAFLWHTGGTILAAERALSDGVAFNLGGGFHHAYPDHGEGFCMIHDVAVAIRKLQKQGRIQRVMTLDCDVHQGNGTAVIFAKHRDENSEALPSRSTSTIGNRLSGTMLERGADDVFTISLHQENNYPLQKPPSSIDVNLPDGTTDSEYIAWLDNAISSGFRQFQPDLLCYIAGADPYKEDQLGGLNLTIDGLKHRDELVFQAARAKGIPVMVTFAGGYARKIQDTVRIHRNTVGAAKEVFSGAGKS from the coding sequence ATGTTGCCCTTCAAGCTCGTTTATAGCGACCACTACCGCTTACCTCTGGGCGAGCATGTGTTCCCCACGCAGAAATACGAACTCGTAAAACAGGAGCTGCTGGAAGAAGGGGTCGCCTCGACGCAGGATTTCCTTACGCCGACGCCTGCTACAGAAGCCGATGTTCTGCTGGTGCACTCCCATTTCTACGTAGATAAGCTGATCGAAGGAACATTAACAGCGCGTGAGGAACTGGCCCTCGAGATCCCCTACTCCCACGAAGCCGTGCAAGCGTTCTTGTGGCACACCGGAGGCACCATCCTGGCGGCGGAGCGCGCACTTTCCGATGGAGTGGCGTTCAACCTCGGCGGCGGATTTCACCACGCGTATCCCGACCACGGCGAAGGGTTCTGCATGATTCACGACGTGGCGGTGGCGATCAGGAAACTGCAAAAACAAGGCAGAATCCAGCGTGTGATGACGCTCGACTGCGATGTTCATCAGGGAAATGGAACTGCCGTAATTTTCGCAAAACACAGAGATGAGAATTCCGAGGCCCTGCCTTCGCGTTCTACTTCGACGATCGGCAACAGGCTCAGCGGAACGATGTTGGAGCGCGGTGCCGACGATGTCTTCACGATCTCATTGCATCAGGAGAACAACTACCCACTGCAAAAGCCGCCGTCGTCCATAGACGTCAATCTCCCCGACGGTACAACAGATTCCGAATACATCGCGTGGCTCGACAACGCGATAAGTTCGGGGTTCCGGCAGTTCCAACCAGATTTGCTTTGCTATATCGCCGGCGCGGACCCTTACAAGGAAGATCAACTCGGCGGCCTGAACCTCACTATTGACGGTTTGAAACATCGTGATGAGCTCGTATTCCAAGCGGCACGCGCAAAGGGAATTCCCGTCATGGTGACATTTGCCGGCGGCTATGCGCGCAAGATCCAGGACACCGTGCGGATACACCGCAACACGGTCGGGGCAGCGAAGGAAGTTTTCTCAGGAGCAGGGAAGAGCTAA
- a CDS encoding AAA family ATPase has protein sequence MFNVITIEREYGAGGSVIADQLARHFGWELLDQELTSRIAVEANVSHSVVKSCDECVDRGLRRLAKVFWRGSYERMLPMQDERVFNADCMVDLATKIIGEAGEEGRCVIVGRGAPYILRNRKDTFHVFLYAPRDFKIQRLSHRMGEKEATELVDTIDRERAEFIKRYFNKDWPCRSLYHMMINTSFGLDLAVESILSAMKTHEMATVAVR, from the coding sequence ATGTTCAACGTGATCACCATCGAGCGGGAATACGGCGCCGGCGGAAGCGTGATTGCGGATCAACTTGCCCGGCACTTCGGTTGGGAACTTCTCGACCAGGAACTCACTTCCCGCATCGCCGTCGAAGCCAACGTCTCGCACTCCGTCGTCAAAAGCTGCGATGAATGCGTGGACCGTGGATTACGCCGCCTGGCCAAAGTCTTTTGGCGCGGCAGCTACGAACGCATGTTGCCCATGCAGGACGAACGCGTGTTCAACGCTGATTGCATGGTGGATTTAGCAACCAAAATCATCGGAGAGGCTGGCGAGGAGGGCCGCTGCGTGATCGTCGGTCGCGGCGCCCCGTACATTCTTCGTAATCGCAAGGACACCTTCCACGTATTCCTCTATGCCCCGCGCGACTTCAAGATCCAAAGACTTTCGCACCGTATGGGTGAAAAGGAAGCGACCGAACTCGTCGACACGATTGATCGGGAACGGGCTGAGTTCATCAAACGCTACTTCAATAAGGATTGGCCTTGCCGGTCGCTCTACCACATGATGATCAACACCAGTTTCGGCCTCGATTTGGCGGTTGAGTCTATTCTTTCGGCGATGAAAACGCATGAAATGGCCACGGTTGCGGTTCGTTAG
- a CDS encoding SEL1-like repeat protein, with translation MICPKCQSENPELNRFCGACGSRLQETAPVDQARPSNGNDANKPGVPGVRRPFIVSTTAMADVTAQMLNTRVVLPSPSVASATHSGYVAPLKPRVEHIAHGEDLPEPEIAPVDPNDEPMFAEGSVEQQEGTVHEFDLDSPEEKEAEEWLERTVAEHEAHMPPPRTETPGSILNLSAPVESVASERLEEPPVEQEPVRNSFLQFDPPSESTGGSVSGPSFLGLDEPPSQDYLLEESGSHTGRNLVLVAIVAIVAAMGYLEWRASSRGESTNPVDVLHLKLPKKKGQGPAEVATSTTTSPGGSSTTESANNSGKPDLIAEPNQPAAQSSAAAGNSQTSATPAPNANPGTAEANPPSTAAATTNAAGTSSPQPAAAATKSTPPPVEKQTTEVAKNTPPPAKKPEPLPQSDAATAKPTASKPAAAIASKPPTPAAQTQETDPTLNAGGAELQKGKAAGATDDGRMWLWKAVAKGNGEAPVLLADMYLQGRGVPKDCEQAMLLLNAAAKKANPRARSRLGSLYATGECVSQDRVQAYKWMTSALAANPGSDWIEKNRQQLLSQMTASERKRAAAIQ, from the coding sequence ATGATCTGCCCGAAGTGCCAGTCTGAAAATCCTGAATTGAACCGCTTCTGTGGAGCGTGCGGAAGCCGTTTGCAGGAGACCGCTCCGGTAGATCAGGCCCGTCCGAGCAACGGCAACGATGCGAACAAACCCGGAGTTCCGGGAGTCCGTCGTCCGTTCATCGTTTCAACCACAGCCATGGCGGACGTCACAGCGCAGATGCTGAACACGCGCGTCGTACTGCCGTCACCATCGGTTGCAAGCGCAACGCATTCTGGATACGTGGCTCCGCTGAAGCCGCGCGTGGAACACATTGCGCACGGCGAAGACCTGCCGGAGCCCGAAATCGCGCCGGTTGATCCCAATGATGAACCGATGTTCGCCGAGGGCTCCGTAGAACAGCAAGAAGGTACGGTTCACGAATTCGATCTGGATTCCCCGGAAGAGAAGGAAGCCGAAGAATGGCTGGAGCGGACGGTCGCCGAGCACGAAGCGCACATGCCCCCGCCGCGAACAGAGACCCCGGGCTCCATCTTGAATCTGAGCGCGCCGGTTGAATCGGTGGCGTCTGAGCGGCTCGAAGAGCCGCCCGTAGAGCAAGAGCCGGTTCGCAATTCGTTTCTTCAATTCGACCCGCCGTCGGAATCGACTGGCGGCAGCGTATCCGGGCCATCGTTCCTGGGATTGGATGAGCCACCGTCGCAGGACTATCTTCTCGAGGAATCTGGATCCCACACGGGAAGGAATCTCGTGTTGGTGGCGATCGTGGCCATCGTCGCCGCGATGGGCTACCTCGAGTGGCGTGCGAGTAGCCGTGGTGAATCCACTAATCCGGTGGATGTACTGCACTTGAAACTCCCGAAGAAGAAGGGGCAGGGTCCGGCCGAGGTTGCAACGTCGACGACGACCTCGCCGGGCGGCTCTTCGACTACCGAGAGCGCCAACAATTCCGGCAAACCTGATCTGATAGCGGAGCCGAACCAGCCAGCGGCACAGAGTAGCGCTGCCGCGGGGAATTCTCAGACTTCCGCTACGCCGGCGCCGAACGCGAATCCAGGAACTGCGGAAGCGAATCCGCCTTCGACCGCCGCGGCAACGACGAATGCGGCAGGTACCTCTTCTCCGCAGCCCGCTGCAGCCGCAACGAAATCGACACCCCCACCGGTCGAGAAACAGACGACCGAAGTCGCAAAGAATACGCCGCCGCCCGCGAAGAAACCCGAGCCTCTACCGCAGTCTGACGCGGCCACCGCGAAGCCGACCGCCAGTAAGCCGGCGGCAGCGATCGCAAGCAAGCCCCCGACGCCTGCTGCCCAGACGCAAGAAACTGATCCGACTCTGAATGCCGGCGGTGCCGAGCTGCAGAAAGGCAAAGCTGCAGGCGCAACCGACGATGGCCGCATGTGGCTCTGGAAAGCTGTGGCGAAGGGCAACGGCGAAGCTCCTGTACTTCTGGCGGACATGTATCTGCAAGGCAGAGGCGTCCCGAAAGATTGCGAGCAGGCGATGCTGCTGCTCAACGCTGCCGCGAAGAAGGCGAATCCTCGCGCACGTTCGAGACTTGGCTCGTTGTATGCCACTGGCGAGTGCGTTTCCCAGGATCGGGTGCAGGCTTATAAGTGGATGACCTCGGCACTCGCCGCGAATCCGGGAAGTGATTGGATCGAAAAGAACCGCCAGCAACTTCTGAGCCAGATGACGGCGTCGGAGCGCAAGCGCGCCGCTGCAATTCAGTAG
- a CDS encoding aspartate aminotransferase family protein, whose protein sequence is MSSHAILPRSFTKQYPVAARAHGARIWDTQGREYIDLSGSAVVNFIGFGNDTVVQAMAEQASRLPFVHSSQFTSEIAEHFAAEVLDFAGPAFEGGAVFFTCGGSEAVETALKLARQFQVETGHPDRCEIISRQQAYHGSTLGALAVSGNLSRREIYLPMVREFEHIRIPYCYRCEFSCELGCDDCGRKYADDLRHAIEHSAGRAAAFIGEPISGATLGAVAPPPIYWPAIASICKEHGLLLIADEVMTGFGRTGRNFAMDHWNVAPDILVAGKGIGSGYAPLGAVIVSARVVDALRKGSGMLIHGFTYNAHPVSMAAGSAVLAHIREMELVQAADSEHGSIGQAFMQALHLLEEIEAVGDVRGLGLLHAVEFVRDRATREAYPAALKFSGKVAAAALKRGVLTYPMQGSIDGTRGDHILLAPPAVELDRLLEAVHLLGDAIREASDQAARS, encoded by the coding sequence GTGAGCTCCCACGCAATTCTGCCGCGTTCCTTTACGAAGCAGTACCCTGTCGCCGCACGAGCGCATGGCGCGCGCATCTGGGACACCCAAGGTCGCGAGTACATTGATCTCAGCGGAAGTGCCGTCGTAAATTTCATCGGCTTCGGCAACGACACCGTCGTTCAAGCCATGGCGGAGCAAGCCTCTCGGCTGCCATTCGTCCACTCCAGCCAATTCACGAGCGAGATCGCCGAACACTTCGCGGCAGAAGTGCTGGACTTCGCCGGTCCGGCCTTCGAGGGAGGCGCTGTCTTTTTCACCTGTGGCGGATCAGAAGCAGTTGAAACCGCATTAAAATTGGCGCGGCAGTTCCAGGTGGAAACTGGGCATCCCGATCGCTGCGAGATCATCAGCCGACAGCAGGCGTATCACGGTTCGACACTCGGCGCTCTCGCCGTCAGCGGCAATCTCTCGCGGCGCGAGATCTACTTGCCGATGGTGCGCGAGTTCGAGCATATCCGCATTCCCTACTGCTATCGCTGTGAGTTCAGTTGCGAACTTGGATGCGACGACTGCGGACGCAAGTACGCTGACGATCTGCGCCACGCCATCGAGCACAGTGCTGGGCGCGCAGCAGCGTTTATCGGAGAGCCGATCAGCGGTGCGACGCTCGGCGCCGTTGCTCCACCACCCATTTATTGGCCCGCGATTGCGAGCATCTGCAAGGAACACGGCCTTTTGCTGATTGCCGACGAAGTCATGACCGGTTTCGGCCGCACGGGGCGCAACTTCGCGATGGACCACTGGAACGTCGCGCCGGACATTCTCGTCGCTGGCAAAGGAATCGGCAGCGGATATGCCCCTCTCGGCGCCGTGATCGTGTCGGCACGTGTGGTGGACGCCCTTCGCAAAGGCTCCGGCATGCTGATCCATGGATTCACATATAACGCGCATCCGGTATCCATGGCAGCGGGTTCCGCCGTATTGGCGCACATCCGCGAGATGGAACTCGTGCAAGCCGCAGACTCGGAGCACGGATCGATTGGACAGGCCTTTATGCAGGCGCTGCACTTGCTAGAAGAAATCGAGGCTGTCGGCGATGTTCGTGGCCTGGGGCTGCTGCACGCCGTGGAATTCGTGCGGGATCGCGCTACGCGTGAGGCCTATCCAGCAGCGCTGAAGTTTTCGGGGAAGGTTGCAGCGGCTGCGCTGAAGCGCGGGGTCCTTACTTACCCGATGCAGGGATCGATCGACGGAACAAGGGGCGACCATATCCTGCTCGCGCCGCCCGCCGTCGAGCTAGACCGGCTGCTCGAAGCCGTGCATCTGCTCGGAGACGCCATCCGCGAAGCCAGCGATCAGGCCGCGCGGTCATGA
- the agaR gene encoding transcriptional repressor AgaR, which translates to MQKSDMGASPATKDWLTDERRQEILTIVQREGRALVVDLAQRFSTSAITIRKDLEFLQARGLIQRTHGGALPVRSNNLTDPSLQDKEKLHQREKLRIASAAVRMVKEGQCVILDSGSTTTAISRALRDFRELTVITNAVNIAAELAGTSIDVILTGGTLRKNSFSLVGPQAEDTLREINADVLFLGVDGFDAKVGLTTPNVLEARVNRAMAHAARRVVAVCDSSKFGKRSLAVIVPPDAIHEVITDKHVSRDTVQELREAGIEVTLV; encoded by the coding sequence GTGCAGAAAAGCGACATGGGTGCATCGCCGGCGACAAAAGACTGGCTTACCGACGAGCGGCGGCAGGAAATCCTGACGATCGTGCAGCGCGAAGGGCGCGCACTGGTCGTGGATTTGGCGCAGCGATTTTCTACCTCTGCCATCACGATCCGAAAAGACCTTGAGTTCCTACAAGCCCGCGGCCTGATCCAGCGCACGCACGGCGGAGCGCTGCCAGTTCGGTCGAACAACCTTACTGATCCCTCTCTCCAGGACAAGGAGAAGCTTCATCAACGCGAGAAGCTGCGAATTGCGAGCGCTGCCGTCCGCATGGTGAAGGAAGGGCAGTGCGTCATCCTTGATTCCGGTTCCACGACCACCGCGATCTCTCGCGCGCTGCGGGATTTCCGCGAACTCACCGTCATCACCAACGCGGTGAACATTGCTGCAGAGCTTGCGGGCACCAGCATCGACGTCATTCTCACCGGTGGAACGCTTCGCAAGAATTCGTTCTCGCTTGTCGGCCCGCAGGCCGAAGACACACTGCGCGAGATCAACGCCGATGTGTTGTTCCTTGGCGTGGATGGATTCGATGCGAAGGTGGGTCTCACAACGCCGAACGTGCTGGAAGCCCGCGTCAATCGCGCCATGGCGCACGCCGCGCGAAGAGTGGTTGCGGTGTGTGACTCGAGCAAATTTGGGAAACGCAGTCTGGCCGTAATCGTTCCGCCGGATGCAATTCACGAAGTGATCACAGACAAACATGTCTCTCGCGATACCGTGCAGGAGCTCCGTGAGGCTGGCATCGAAGTGACACTCGTTTAG
- a CDS encoding TonB-dependent receptor: MKSFRHVAISVFLFVVLTGIGLAQNTSQITGSVRDSSGAAVPNAEVVVSSPERGIERPTKTNDAGEYAVSGIPAGSYNLKVTAQGFKSYEAKGIVLRVAQKTRADADLQIGGTTTEVTVAGESIGQVETQSSDMSGVVTGKEISQLQLNGRNFTQLVTLVPGVSNQTGQDEGTVGIAGNVSFSFNGGRTEYNNWELDGGDNMDNGSNATLNVNPSLDSIAEVKVLTSNYGAQYGRSGSGTVEVETKSGTSSFHGDAYEFVRNDAFNAKSYFSYTEPLIPAYKKNDYGYTLGGPIFIPGHYNESKQKSFFFWSQEWRKERVPAPFNIPVPSAAERAGDFSDQCPGNSCPHMADGSPYPGNIVPIDPTGSALLALIPGANLGSGASSVYNASPTQPTYWREELFRIDHNINDKWHVTFRYTHDSWNTINPTSQWTGSAFPTVQTNFVGPAISMVGRVTTTFTPTLVNEFVMSYTTDHITFSSTGTPNPNAWQRPQDLAMGYLFNNGFGGKLPAITVSDPAYGGGFYEDPNGEWPEGAYNSNPTYTFRDNLNKIIGRHNLQFGAYYVAAQKNELSGILVNGSLGFDSTSAVSTGNAFADMLTGNIASFSQGSDNIKFYNRYKILEPYFQDDWRVTPKLTLNLGIRLSAFGTYREKDNHAYNWDPKAYDPTSAPVFNADGSVSGGNIYDGLVQCGKSSVPEGCMSGHLWNWAPRVGFAWDPFGTGKTAVRGGYGIFYEHTNGNEANTEGLEGQSSPLIQTASQSSVVGYTNLGVAAGLDAQFPLSFISVPTSATWPYMQQWHFDIQHEIMKDTVLVVAYVGSKGTHLGRQSDINQLLPTPLADNPFKAGEVITSDVCNNMMTPSGVAVTGQAATNLAVACGADANPFRPYLGIGTITRLENESGSTYHAFQLAARRNVGQLQLNVAYTWSHSIDDASDRYDGSFVDAYDPRLNRASSSFDIRHMLNVGYVWDMPFFKDRGWKNILLGGWELSGITSFQTGTPFSVPNGGAYGDNAGVGNGVGTGSYADVVSDPYSNIPGGNGAFLGPLVGNPAAFAQPTALTFGNSGRNYLRNPGYTNWNMSLFKNFKLSERFNLQFRSEAFNIFNHTEWASVGGDAGSAAGNGLQSYTNSFGGDNFLYIGAAHPPRILQLGLKLVF, from the coding sequence ATGAAGTCTTTCCGCCACGTAGCGATAAGCGTTTTCCTCTTTGTTGTTCTCACAGGCATCGGCCTGGCGCAGAACACCAGCCAGATCACCGGTTCGGTCCGCGACTCAAGTGGCGCGGCCGTACCCAATGCCGAAGTGGTCGTGAGCAGTCCGGAGCGCGGTATCGAGCGCCCTACAAAGACCAACGACGCCGGTGAATATGCAGTCAGCGGCATTCCCGCCGGTTCCTACAACTTGAAAGTTACGGCGCAGGGCTTCAAGTCCTACGAAGCGAAAGGCATCGTGCTTCGCGTGGCGCAGAAGACACGCGCTGACGCCGACCTTCAGATCGGCGGCACGACGACCGAAGTCACCGTAGCCGGCGAGAGCATCGGCCAGGTGGAAACGCAATCGTCGGATATGTCGGGCGTCGTCACCGGCAAAGAGATTTCGCAACTTCAGTTGAATGGACGCAACTTCACGCAGCTCGTGACCCTCGTCCCCGGCGTCAGCAATCAGACCGGACAGGATGAAGGCACCGTGGGCATCGCTGGGAACGTCTCTTTCAGCTTCAATGGCGGCCGCACTGAGTACAACAATTGGGAGCTCGACGGTGGCGACAATATGGACAACGGGTCCAACGCCACCCTTAACGTTAACCCAAGCTTGGACTCCATCGCCGAAGTCAAAGTGCTCACCTCGAACTACGGCGCGCAGTATGGCCGCAGCGGTTCTGGCACGGTCGAAGTCGAGACCAAGTCTGGTACCAGCAGCTTCCACGGCGACGCATACGAATTCGTTCGCAACGACGCGTTCAACGCGAAGAGCTATTTCTCTTACACCGAGCCGCTGATCCCGGCTTATAAGAAAAACGACTACGGCTACACTCTCGGCGGACCGATCTTCATTCCCGGGCACTACAACGAGAGCAAGCAGAAGTCTTTCTTCTTCTGGTCGCAGGAGTGGCGCAAAGAACGCGTTCCGGCGCCGTTCAACATTCCGGTGCCGTCAGCCGCGGAGCGCGCCGGAGACTTCAGTGACCAGTGCCCCGGCAACTCCTGTCCGCATATGGCTGACGGGAGCCCGTATCCCGGCAACATCGTTCCGATTGATCCGACGGGAAGTGCGCTTCTGGCGCTGATACCGGGGGCGAATCTCGGCTCAGGAGCGAGTTCGGTGTACAACGCTTCGCCGACACAGCCGACCTACTGGCGCGAAGAACTCTTTCGCATCGATCACAATATCAACGACAAGTGGCACGTGACGTTCCGCTACACCCACGATAGCTGGAACACAATCAACCCAACGTCACAATGGACCGGTAGCGCTTTCCCAACGGTGCAGACGAATTTCGTCGGCCCGGCAATCAGCATGGTGGGGCGTGTCACAACGACCTTCACGCCGACGCTGGTCAACGAGTTCGTGATGAGCTACACCACCGACCACATCACGTTCTCTTCGACCGGAACCCCGAATCCGAATGCCTGGCAGCGACCGCAGGATCTCGCCATGGGCTATCTCTTTAACAACGGTTTTGGTGGAAAGCTTCCGGCGATCACCGTCTCCGATCCTGCTTACGGCGGAGGCTTCTACGAGGACCCGAACGGCGAATGGCCGGAAGGCGCGTACAACTCGAACCCGACTTACACCTTCCGCGACAACTTGAACAAGATCATCGGAAGACATAACCTGCAGTTCGGTGCGTACTACGTTGCGGCACAGAAGAACGAACTCAGCGGCATCCTGGTCAATGGATCGCTCGGCTTCGACAGCACGTCGGCGGTTTCAACCGGGAATGCCTTTGCAGACATGCTGACCGGAAATATCGCGAGCTTCTCGCAGGGCAGCGACAACATCAAGTTCTACAACCGCTACAAGATCCTCGAACCCTACTTCCAGGACGACTGGCGCGTCACGCCGAAACTCACGTTGAACCTCGGAATCCGTCTCAGCGCGTTCGGGACTTACCGCGAGAAGGACAATCACGCCTATAACTGGGACCCGAAAGCCTACGATCCAACCTCCGCTCCGGTGTTCAATGCTGATGGTTCAGTGAGCGGCGGCAACATTTACGACGGGCTTGTGCAGTGCGGCAAGAGCAGCGTGCCGGAAGGCTGTATGTCCGGCCATCTGTGGAACTGGGCTCCGCGAGTGGGCTTCGCTTGGGATCCGTTCGGCACCGGCAAAACTGCTGTTCGCGGCGGCTACGGGATCTTCTACGAGCACACCAACGGCAACGAAGCCAATACCGAAGGCTTGGAAGGGCAGTCGTCTCCGCTGATCCAGACCGCTTCGCAGTCGAGTGTGGTTGGGTACACCAATCTTGGCGTCGCCGCCGGGCTTGACGCGCAGTTCCCGCTGAGCTTCATCTCCGTTCCCACGAGCGCCACATGGCCGTACATGCAGCAATGGCACTTTGATATCCAGCACGAAATCATGAAGGACACCGTGCTGGTTGTGGCCTACGTCGGCAGCAAGGGCACCCACCTCGGCCGGCAGTCGGACATCAACCAACTTCTCCCGACGCCGCTCGCCGACAATCCATTTAAGGCAGGCGAGGTCATCACCTCGGATGTCTGCAACAACATGATGACGCCTAGCGGCGTTGCCGTGACCGGGCAGGCAGCAACCAATCTCGCGGTCGCTTGCGGCGCTGATGCCAACCCATTTCGTCCGTACCTGGGCATCGGCACCATCACCCGCTTGGAGAACGAGTCGGGCTCCACGTATCACGCCTTCCAACTCGCAGCACGTCGCAACGTTGGACAGTTACAGTTGAACGTCGCTTACACCTGGAGCCACTCCATTGACGACGCTTCCGACCGCTATGACGGGTCGTTCGTCGATGCCTATGATCCGCGCCTGAATCGCGCCAGTTCGAGCTTCGATATTCGGCACATGCTTAACGTAGGCTACGTTTGGGACATGCCGTTCTTTAAGGACCGTGGCTGGAAGAATATCCTGCTCGGTGGCTGGGAACTGTCTGGCATTACCAGCTTCCAAACCGGCACACCGTTTAGCGTGCCGAACGGCGGCGCTTACGGTGACAACGCTGGGGTCGGCAATGGCGTCGGTACCGGTTCGTATGCGGATGTCGTCTCGGATCCGTACTCGAATATCCCCGGCGGAAACGGCGCATTCCTTGGGCCGCTCGTCGGGAACCCGGCGGCGTTCGCACAGCCGACAGCACTTACGTTCGGAAACTCGGGACGCAATTACCTGCGTAACCCGGGCTACACCAACTGGAACATGTCGCTCTTCAAGAACTTCAAGCTCAGCGAGCGCTTCAATCTCCAGTTCCGAAGCGAAGCCTTCAACATCTTCAACCACACCGAGTGGGCTTCGGTTGGCGGCGACGCCGGCTCCGCTGCCGGCAACGGCCTGCAGTCCTACACCAACTCCTTCGGAGGAGACAATTTCCTGTACATCGGAGCTGCCCATCCGCCGCGCATTCTGCAACTCGGTTTGAAACTTGTCTTCTAG
- a CDS encoding DUF1634 domain-containing protein, translating into MSDTRMEQIVGVMLRTGVLLAAFVVFVGGVMYLHSAAHQPRDFTEFHSVPEALKSIPGVLHGTGVLDAQSIIQLGLLLLIATPIARVLFSVGAFALERDWLYVVLTFVVLGVLLFSLLQSS; encoded by the coding sequence ATGAGCGATACGAGGATGGAGCAGATTGTCGGCGTGATGCTGCGCACGGGCGTGCTCCTGGCGGCGTTCGTAGTGTTCGTCGGTGGGGTGATGTACTTGCACTCCGCTGCGCATCAGCCGAGAGACTTCACCGAATTCCATAGCGTGCCGGAGGCGCTGAAATCCATCCCGGGCGTGTTGCATGGAACGGGCGTGCTCGATGCGCAGTCCATCATTCAGCTTGGGCTGCTCCTGCTGATCGCCACGCCGATTGCGCGAGTATTGTTCTCGGTTGGGGCGTTCGCGTTGGAGAGGGATTGGCTCTACGTTGTTTTGACTTTCGTGGTACTCGGAGTACTTCTGTTTAGCCTTTTGCAGTCCTCCTGA
- a CDS encoding sulfite exporter TauE/SafE family protein encodes MQIWTFTTIVWLGSFAAGLLGSLTGLGGGVVIVPLLALFLHVDIRYAIGASLVSVIATSSGAAAAYVREGYSNIRIGMFLEIATTFGALAGAYLATRVATSWIAVIFGMVLLYSAYLSSRQRTGDVVDQSRDKLATALRLNGSFPGTNGPQSYNVHNVPTGFSLMFAAGTLSGLLGIGSGAVKVLAMDQAMRIPFKVSTTTSNFMIGVTAAASAGVYLSRGYIHPALAMPVMLGVLAGSMLGAKVLVRARVKVLRWVFAGVIVVLGFEMIFNGLSGRL; translated from the coding sequence TTGCAAATCTGGACTTTCACAACGATTGTTTGGCTCGGGTCGTTTGCGGCGGGCTTACTCGGATCGCTTACCGGATTGGGCGGCGGCGTGGTCATCGTGCCTCTACTCGCCTTGTTCCTGCACGTTGATATTCGCTACGCAATTGGGGCGTCGTTGGTATCGGTGATCGCGACGTCTTCGGGAGCAGCGGCTGCCTACGTCCGCGAGGGCTACTCGAATATCCGCATCGGGATGTTCCTGGAAATCGCGACGACCTTCGGCGCGCTGGCCGGGGCTTATCTCGCGACACGAGTTGCTACGTCGTGGATCGCCGTGATCTTCGGCATGGTGCTGCTCTACTCTGCCTATCTCTCATCACGACAACGAACGGGAGATGTGGTGGACCAATCGCGCGACAAACTCGCGACGGCGCTGCGATTGAACGGATCATTCCCGGGGACGAATGGGCCGCAATCGTACAACGTGCACAATGTTCCCACGGGATTCAGTTTGATGTTCGCGGCGGGAACGTTGTCGGGTTTGCTCGGGATTGGTTCGGGTGCGGTGAAGGTGCTGGCGATGGACCAGGCGATGCGCATCCCGTTCAAGGTCTCAACCACAACCAGCAATTTCATGATCGGCGTAACGGCAGCGGCGAGCGCGGGCGTGTATCTCAGCCGCGGCTATATCCATCCCGCGTTAGCGATGCCGGTGATGCTGGGAGTGCTTGCCGGTTCGATGCTGGGAGCGAAGGTTCTGGTAAGAGCGCGCGTGAAGGTGCTGCGTTGGGTGTTTGCAGGCGTGATCGTGGTGCTCGGTTTCGAAATGATCTTCAACGGACTTTCAGGGCGCTTATGA